One window of Candidatus Hydrothermales bacterium genomic DNA carries:
- a CDS encoding aspartate kinase, whose product MIKVLKFGGEVLKNIRRIKLAALEVEKEIKNGTKPVVVVSAMGNTTDELLKLSEKITKKPDKRELDMLLSAGERIAMALFSLSLRERKIEARSLTGSQAGILTDTKHSSAHILEIRGKRIIETLEKGQVPIIAGFQGVSIEKEVTTLGRGGSDLTAAALAVFLKTRDVVFYKDVDGIYAIPPKLIKKSKRIEKLSFAEMLFLSEYGAEVLNPRAVALGMRYDLKFYIKKMNSNNITLIENEAIETPYVKAIVIKKGLSVLLLEKVRENMDIPQLAKFLNENNVNVLFFTHGIRKEKGVDLTFVVEKKDKIEKSLLKEIESKYKPLQIKVIKKMGTLTLVGYGIGDSPLILEESLSVLEKIGIHVYAIFASKPGIILLLEEENLTKALKALSKKWNLTS is encoded by the coding sequence GTGATTAAAGTTTTAAAATTTGGAGGTGAAGTTTTAAAAAATATAAGAAGAATTAAGCTTGCGGCCCTTGAGGTCGAAAAAGAAATAAAAAATGGCACAAAGCCTGTAGTTGTAGTATCCGCAATGGGAAATACAACCGATGAACTGTTAAAGCTTTCTGAAAAAATTACAAAAAAACCTGATAAAAGAGAACTAGATATGTTGCTCTCAGCAGGAGAAAGAATAGCAATGGCTCTATTTTCTTTATCATTGAGAGAAAGAAAAATAGAAGCAAGATCACTTACAGGCTCACAAGCAGGAATACTAACTGATACAAAACACAGCTCGGCACACATTTTAGAAATAAGGGGAAAAAGAATAATTGAAACTCTTGAAAAAGGACAAGTCCCAATTATAGCCGGATTTCAAGGAGTAAGCATAGAAAAAGAGGTTACTACCTTAGGAAGGGGAGGCTCAGACCTAACAGCAGCTGCCTTAGCAGTTTTTTTAAAAACAAGAGATGTTGTCTTTTATAAGGATGTAGATGGCATTTACGCTATACCGCCCAAGTTAATAAAAAAATCTAAGAGGATAGAAAAATTATCCTTTGCAGAAATGCTATTTCTCTCAGAGTACGGTGCAGAGGTTTTAAATCCAAGAGCTGTAGCCTTAGGAATGAGGTATGACCTAAAATTTTATATAAAGAAAATGAACAGCAATAACATAACATTGATAGAAAATGAGGCCATTGAGACACCCTATGTGAAAGCCATCGTAATTAAAAAGGGGCTATCAGTTCTTTTACTTGAAAAAGTAAGAGAAAACATGGATATACCTCAACTTGCAAAGTTTTTAAACGAAAATAACGTTAACGTTCTATTTTTCACACATGGCATCAGAAAAGAAAAGGGCGTAGACCTTACCTTTGTCGTTGAAAAAAAAGATAAAATTGAAAAAAGTTTATTAAAGGAAATCGAGAGTAAATATAAACCTCTTCAAATAAAAGTCATTAAAAAGATGGGAACCTTGACACTTGTAGGATATGGAATAGGGGATTCCCCCTTAATACTTGAGGAATCTCTTTCAGTGCTTGAAAAAATAGGGATACATGTTTACGCAATCTTTGCATCTAAACCTGGAATTATACTTTTATTAGAGGAGGAAAACTTAACTAAAGCACTAAAAGCTCTATCTAAAAAATGGAACCTAACATCATAG
- a CDS encoding thymidine phosphorylase gives MEPNIIEIIEKKRDGKTLNKEEIESFVEGVVKGKIPDYQISALLMAIYFQGLNDEETFFLTKSMRDSGKTISITTFRPLVDKHSTGGVGDKVSLALAPIMASLGACIPMISGRALGHTGGTVDKLESIPGYKTHLNVEEFIEIVKRVGCSIIGQTEEIAPADRIIYSIRDVTGTVPSIPLITASILSKKLSVNLDGIVFDVKTGLGAFMRSYADAEKLARSLVNVSNKMGVKAKAIITDMNEPLGYTAGNRIEVMETLFYLNGAEIKDLDEVVKSLAAELLLICGKVSDRDLGKEMVDNSIKSGKALKKFFEMVRAHGGLVEEIEFTKIDQFIKVKYIEFVEAEVEGYISKIDAKLVGEAARLLGAGRFKKDDKIDPVAGVILLKKTGAYVKKGEKIFEIRANSENKIEEAKRLLLNSLDFNLVKPPERTIIYSLVE, from the coding sequence ATGGAACCTAACATCATAGAAATCATTGAGAAAAAAAGAGACGGTAAAACTTTAAATAAAGAGGAGATAGAATCTTTCGTTGAGGGTGTTGTTAAAGGGAAAATACCTGATTATCAAATTTCTGCACTCCTAATGGCAATTTACTTTCAGGGTCTAAATGATGAAGAAACTTTCTTTTTGACAAAATCGATGAGAGATTCAGGTAAAACTATAAGTATAACCACTTTTCGTCCTTTAGTTGATAAACATTCAACAGGGGGAGTTGGTGACAAGGTTTCACTTGCCCTGGCACCCATAATGGCATCCCTTGGAGCTTGCATTCCTATGATTTCTGGAAGAGCACTTGGACATACAGGTGGAACTGTTGATAAGCTTGAATCTATTCCAGGTTATAAAACTCATCTAAACGTAGAGGAGTTTATAGAAATAGTAAAAAGGGTGGGTTGTTCAATAATAGGGCAAACTGAGGAAATTGCACCTGCCGATAGAATAATTTATTCAATAAGAGATGTAACTGGTACAGTTCCCTCTATCCCCTTAATTACAGCAAGTATACTCTCTAAAAAACTATCGGTAAATCTAGATGGAATAGTCTTTGATGTAAAAACTGGGTTAGGTGCTTTTATGAGAAGCTATGCTGATGCGGAAAAGTTAGCTAGGTCTCTTGTTAATGTGTCAAATAAAATGGGTGTTAAGGCAAAGGCTATTATAACTGATATGAATGAGCCACTTGGATACACCGCTGGAAATAGAATTGAGGTAATGGAAACTCTTTTTTATCTTAATGGAGCAGAAATAAAAGATCTTGATGAAGTAGTTAAAAGTCTTGCAGCTGAATTACTTTTAATTTGTGGAAAAGTAAGTGATAGAGATCTTGGAAAAGAAATGGTTGATAATTCAATAAAAAGTGGAAAAGCTTTAAAGAAATTCTTTGAAATGGTAAGGGCACATGGGGGGCTGGTTGAAGAAATCGAATTTACAAAGATAGATCAATTTATAAAGGTAAAGTACATTGAATTTGTTGAGGCTGAGGTAGAAGGTTATATATCAAAAATTGATGCAAAGCTTGTAGGCGAAGCGGCAAGGCTTCTTGGCGCAGGAAGATTTAAAAAAGATGATAAAATTGATCCAGTTGCAGGTGTAATCTTACTTAAAAAGACAGGAGCCTATGTAAAAAAGGGCGAGAAAATCTTTGAAATAAGAGCAAATAGCGAAAATAAGATAGAGGAGGCAAAAAGACTTCTTCTAAATTCCCTCGATTTTAACTTGGTAAAACCACCTGAGAGAACTATAATTTATAGCTTAGTAGAATGA
- a CDS encoding rhomboid family intramembrane serine protease → MILPLKDNIPSRRFPFWTYAIIITCVLIFLYELILPDPDRDIFIYKNGFVASEFIRDPIGRLPTFITSIFIHGGWAHLIFNMLYLHIFGDNVEDVLGFFWFPVFFISAGIAGTIVESFFHLNSNVPMIGASGAISGVMGFYFILYPFSRINTLVFYLFFWDIVPIPAFIFLGFWVISQFFNSLLSLGTQFTNIAFLAHLGGFIFGAICAKFYLKKKYHFF, encoded by the coding sequence ATGATTCTACCTTTAAAGGATAATATCCCTTCAAGGAGGTTTCCTTTTTGGACCTATGCTATAATAATCACCTGTGTTTTAATATTTCTTTATGAACTCATTTTACCTGATCCTGATAGAGATATTTTCATCTACAAAAACGGTTTTGTTGCAAGTGAATTTATTAGGGATCCCATCGGTAGGTTACCGACGTTTATAACTTCAATTTTTATTCATGGTGGTTGGGCCCATCTTATTTTTAATATGCTATACCTTCATATTTTTGGAGATAATGTAGAAGATGTTCTTGGATTCTTTTGGTTTCCTGTGTTCTTTATCAGTGCAGGTATAGCCGGTACAATCGTAGAGAGTTTTTTTCATCTAAACTCAAATGTACCTATGATAGGAGCCTCAGGTGCCATATCCGGTGTTATGGGCTTTTACTTTATTCTTTATCCTTTTTCAAGAATTAATACACTTGTTTTTTATCTTTTCTTCTGGGATATAGTTCCAATTCCTGCCTTTATCTTTTTAGGCTTTTGGGTAATTTCACAGTTTTTTAACTCCCTCCTTTCACTTGGTACACAGTTTACAAACATTGCCTTTTTAGCTCATCTCGGTGGATTTATATTCGGTGCTATTTGTGCAAAATTTTATTTGAAAAAGAAATATCACTTTTTTTAA
- a CDS encoding rhodanese-like domain-containing protein: MKFIIEAVIIFSLSIVSAIGFSHYKKIPIFPKNIEVFLYSRKYPEIEFIDAERLYYLIKKNEVFLIDAREKDEYIKGHIEGAVNFPYSEFYMDPAKFIDKIDTQRKIVVYCEGGFCELSFKVAEILKDLGIKDLVIYIGGFNDWKKRNYPVETGL, encoded by the coding sequence ATGAAGTTTATAATAGAGGCAGTGATTATTTTTTCTCTTTCAATTGTTTCCGCCATAGGATTTTCACATTATAAAAAAATACCGATTTTCCCTAAAAATATAGAGGTTTTCCTGTACTCAAGAAAATACCCAGAAATAGAGTTTATTGATGCTGAAAGGCTCTATTATTTAATAAAAAAGAATGAAGTTTTTTTGATAGATGCAAGGGAAAAAGATGAATATATAAAGGGGCACATAGAGGGGGCTGTCAATTTTCCCTATAGTGAATTTTATATGGATCCTGCAAAATTTATTGATAAAATCGATACTCAAAGAAAGATTGTCGTTTACTGCGAGGGAGGATTCTGTGAACTTTCCTTTAAAGTTGCAGAGATTCTAAAAGATCTGGGTATAAAAGATTTAGTAATCTATATTGGTGGATTTAATGATTGGAAAAAAAGGAACTATCCCGTTGAAACAGGCTTATAA
- a CDS encoding MauE/DoxX family redox-associated membrane protein, with protein MKQAYKKQNLYIVILIEILLGLLFIYSGYTKIKNIHEFAFTVAKYGILPLNFINLFSLVMPFLELFSGFFLIFGILKRGAYLVLIKLIFIFTLAIIYVFIRGKTFECGCFEIFGREEKIGIFSILRNLIIFSLLLYGLIFRKKDIK; from the coding sequence TTGAAACAGGCTTATAAAAAACAAAACCTTTACATAGTAATTTTGATAGAGATTCTTTTGGGCTTACTTTTTATTTACTCAGGATACACAAAGATAAAAAACATACATGAATTTGCCTTTACCGTAGCAAAGTACGGTATATTACCGCTAAACTTTATAAACCTATTTTCGTTAGTAATGCCCTTTCTTGAGCTTTTTTCAGGCTTTTTTTTAATTTTTGGTATTTTAAAAAGGGGAGCCTATCTTGTACTCATAAAACTTATCTTTATTTTCACACTAGCTATTATTTATGTTTTTATCAGGGGTAAGACTTTTGAGTGTGGTTGCTTTGAAATATTTGGAAGAGAAGAAAAAATAGGTATTTTTTCAATTTTGAGAAATTTGATCATTTTTTCCCTACTTTTATACGGTTTAATATTTAGAAAAAAAGATATAAAATAG
- a CDS encoding sugar phosphate nucleotidyltransferase: protein MESNIKKAFILSAGTGERLKPFSNGIPKALLKINGVEVLLTNIKNLREFSIEEFIIVINPKHKSKIKAFLKEYNIDLKVVINEFPERENGYSAFLLKDYIKENENFVIIMGDHLYEKKFVEEAIKKRGLIVDEIGKYIDKKEATKVYYENGRIIKIGKKLKKFNAFDTGFIITDRKFIDCAIELEKKREKIKISEIIKRAKLEISKVSGYFWIDLDTLKDIERAKMFFQRTEQ from the coding sequence ATGGAAAGTAATATAAAAAAGGCATTTATACTTTCTGCTGGCACTGGTGAAAGACTTAAACCCTTTTCAAACGGTATACCTAAGGCTCTTCTTAAAATAAACGGAGTTGAAGTACTACTCACTAACATTAAAAATTTAAGGGAATTTTCAATAGAAGAATTCATAATAGTAATAAACCCAAAACACAAATCAAAAATTAAAGCTTTCTTAAAGGAATATAACATTGATCTAAAAGTTGTAATTAATGAGTTTCCGGAAAGAGAAAATGGTTACTCTGCTTTTCTACTAAAGGATTATATTAAAGAAAATGAAAACTTCGTAATCATAATGGGTGATCATCTCTATGAAAAGAAATTTGTGGAAGAGGCAATAAAAAAGAGGGGACTAATCGTTGATGAAATCGGCAAATATATTGATAAAAAGGAAGCCACAAAAGTATATTACGAAAATGGAAGGATTATCAAAATAGGAAAAAAACTTAAAAAGTTTAACGCTTTTGACACAGGATTTATTATAACTGATAGAAAATTTATTGATTGCGCAATAGAACTTGAGAAAAAAAGGGAAAAAATAAAAATAAGTGAGATAATAAAAAGGGCAAAACTTGAAATTTCAAAAGTATCAGGCTATTTTTGGATAGACCTTGATACACTTAAAGACATCGAAAGAGCAAAAATGTTTTTTCAAAGAACGGAACAATAA
- a CDS encoding RNA polymerase sigma factor, with amino-acid sequence MKEKKFNEIYFKMKEKLIRYVKSIVNDREASEDIVDETFVKFYENMENVNNVKAFLYKVAKNKSIDYLRKRKKEKEIPLDEESHSLYVNIDPIKMHIIRSKLEEEIENMPKILKEALILRDIHLYSYEEISKMLNVPMGTVKSRISRARLYLRERLKNVL; translated from the coding sequence ATGAAGGAAAAGAAGTTTAACGAAATATATTTTAAGATGAAAGAAAAACTGATCAGATACGTCAAAAGTATAGTTAACGATAGAGAGGCTTCGGAAGATATAGTAGATGAAACCTTTGTAAAATTCTACGAAAATATGGAAAACGTTAATAACGTAAAGGCTTTCTTATATAAAGTCGCGAAAAATAAAAGCATAGACTATTTAAGAAAAAGAAAAAAAGAAAAAGAAATACCCTTAGATGAGGAAAGTCACTCACTGTACGTTAACATAGATCCAATAAAAATGCATATAATAAGATCAAAACTAGAAGAAGAAATAGAAAATATGCCAAAAATTTTAAAAGAAGCTCTTATTTTAAGAGATATTCACCTTTATTCTTATGAGGAAATATCAAAGATGTTAAATGTACCTATGGGAACAGTGAAATCAAGGATATCACGGGCAAGGCTATACTTAAGGGAAAGGCTCAAAAATGTACTGTAA
- a CDS encoding zf-HC2 domain-containing protein, whose amino-acid sequence MYCKELFEKISLYIDGYIDDKEKIYIENHIKTCTSCKKIYEDLLTIKLLSPSLKEKFPLKKERKKLKYLKPALLLSLIIIIIISLLFQNKPPEKNAFKKEEESQMKFDPVKIYYTDMIYEVSYGEEVIP is encoded by the coding sequence ATGTACTGTAAAGAACTTTTTGAAAAAATCTCTCTTTACATAGATGGGTATATAGATGATAAAGAAAAAATTTATATTGAAAATCATATAAAAACATGTACGAGCTGTAAAAAAATTTATGAAGATCTTCTTACAATAAAACTATTATCCCCTTCTTTAAAAGAAAAATTTCCCTTAAAAAAAGAGCGAAAAAAGTTAAAGTATTTAAAGCCCGCACTCTTACTTTCACTAATTATAATCATAATAATAAGCCTTCTTTTCCAAAATAAACCCCCTGAAAAAAACGCGTTTAAAAAAGAAGAAGAAAGCCAAATGAAATTTGACCCTGTAAAAATATACTACACCGATATGATATACGAAGTATCCTATGGGGAGGAGGTAATCCCTTGA
- a CDS encoding S1C family serine protease, which translates to MKKIFIFLIIINSLNSQILKKIEEEIQEIYKKINPSLFELKFKNLWITGFTLDKERIITILPYVEEDESIIFFDKDGNKYRGEIEGWDEFTRIAVIKTTRELKIPEFAEFDKNLPKIALAFSLKGKGSFLILPIYEENNGKILIETKISPSFSGAPIVNHEGKIIGILRGAKIDFELIEKIEKEKLKEKLPLFYYQFSLPHISIGYTYDYIKKRVNLIKERGKVYEGFLGILVDFKEGEGIKINKVLRDSPAEKAGLKEDDIIVSYNEKKYWNVKDFINDVKSTPSNSEVKMEIKRDGKIKSIIVKVGKKEKKFKLKREKRIRDLLKIWIIE; encoded by the coding sequence TTGAAAAAAATTTTTATTTTTTTAATCATTATAAATTCACTTAACTCTCAGATTTTAAAAAAAATAGAAGAAGAAATTCAGGAAATATACAAAAAAATTAACCCTTCACTTTTTGAATTAAAGTTTAAAAATTTATGGATAACCGGATTTACCTTAGATAAAGAAAGAATTATCACAATATTACCCTATGTAGAAGAAGACGAAAGCATTATATTTTTTGATAAAGACGGCAACAAATACAGGGGAGAGATTGAGGGATGGGACGAATTTACAAGAATAGCAGTAATAAAAACAACTAGAGAATTAAAAATTCCTGAATTCGCAGAATTTGACAAAAATTTACCAAAGATTGCATTGGCCTTCTCTTTAAAAGGAAAAGGAAGTTTCTTAATTCTCCCCATATATGAGGAAAATAACGGAAAAATCCTCATAGAAACAAAAATATCTCCCTCCTTTTCTGGTGCACCAATAGTAAATCACGAAGGAAAAATAATTGGAATCCTAAGGGGCGCTAAGATAGATTTTGAATTAATAGAAAAAATAGAAAAAGAAAAATTGAAAGAAAAATTACCACTTTTTTACTACCAGTTTAGTTTACCTCATATCTCAATTGGCTATACCTACGATTACATCAAAAAAAGAGTAAATTTAATAAAAGAAAGGGGCAAAGTTTATGAGGGCTTTCTTGGAATTTTAGTAGACTTTAAAGAAGGCGAAGGGATAAAAATAAACAAAGTACTCCGAGATTCTCCAGCAGAGAAGGCTGGCCTTAAAGAGGATGATATAATAGTTAGCTATAACGAAAAGAAATATTGGAACGTAAAAGATTTTATTAATGATGTAAAAAGCACACCCTCTAACTCTGAAGTAAAAATGGAAATCAAAAGAGACGGTAAAATAAAAAGTATTATTGTAAAAGTGGGTAAAAAAGAAAAGAAGTTTAAATTAAAGCGTGAAAAGAGAATAAGAGATTTACTTAAAATCTGGATTATAGAATAA
- a CDS encoding carbohydrate ABC transporter permease produces the protein MKRYILLLFFSLLYIFPFYFMLLVALRPEVFALSMNLLPSDLTFENFLRIFKYHDFGRYFINSLIVAFSGALVSTFLAFLCAYSFAKEDFLFKGFLYNLFISTLLVPGILFMIPQFLIVVYLRWLDTFFGLVVPHLANVFGFVFLTEYIKKIPDDLIYAAIIDGASKMRIIFNIILPLSMPMLLTIFLLNFQFHWNNFLWQLLVTTKSNMFTIPVGLNSLTSMYQEYFGAKMAGASLSIIPIVVLFLIFQKYFIQGIIRGGLKF, from the coding sequence ATGAAAAGGTACATATTACTTTTATTTTTTTCGCTCCTTTATATTTTTCCCTTTTATTTTATGCTTCTTGTGGCTTTAAGACCTGAAGTTTTTGCTCTTAGTATGAATCTTTTACCCTCAGATTTAACTTTTGAGAATTTTCTTAGAATCTTTAAGTATCATGATTTTGGAAGATATTTTATAAACAGTTTAATAGTTGCCTTTTCTGGAGCTTTAGTTTCAACTTTTTTAGCGTTTTTATGTGCTTATTCTTTTGCGAAGGAAGATTTTTTGTTTAAGGGATTTTTATATAACCTATTTATTTCTACACTTTTAGTTCCTGGTATTCTTTTTATGATTCCTCAATTTTTAATTGTTGTATATTTAAGATGGCTTGATACTTTTTTTGGGCTTGTTGTGCCTCATCTTGCTAATGTTTTTGGTTTTGTTTTTTTAACGGAGTATATAAAGAAAATTCCTGATGATTTAATTTATGCTGCTATAATTGATGGGGCCTCTAAAATGAGAATTATATTTAATATTATTTTACCTCTTTCTATGCCTATGCTTCTTACAATCTTTCTTTTAAACTTTCAGTTTCATTGGAATAACTTCTTGTGGCAACTTCTTGTAACAACAAAAAGTAACATGTTTACAATTCCTGTTGGTCTTAACAGTTTAACTTCTATGTATCAAGAGTATTTTGGAGCAAAAATGGCAGGGGCCTCCCTATCTATAATACCTATTGTAGTGCTTTTTTTAATTTTTCAGAAATATTTTATTCAAGGTATAATAAGAGGCGGCCTTAAGTTTTGA
- a CDS encoding sugar ABC transporter permease, with translation MKKFFPLLLVFPFLFVFLIFLFFPLIFSLYLSFFKIEDFYNLFGSIRFVGFGNFVNLIKNPEVLWAIVASFIYGIFYVPILLTISLFLATLLSPPLLKLKKLFRTIYFFPFLLDTFVVGVVLTLILAFPYGYIYNLLSLLKISDFFKRGFLSDPYLVFLTVSISMAIKNSGFGMLLFLAGMQAIPGSLYEAARIDGASSFEIFRYITFPLIKPICYFVGFFGFISAFSSFSEFYSMTGGGPQIKLLGYSLSETNVSGLILYRLASQLRLTEAAAFSLILFAIFLFIYFSTKGFKGE, from the coding sequence GTGAAAAAATTTTTTCCCCTTCTGCTTGTTTTTCCATTTCTCTTTGTCTTTTTGATTTTTCTTTTTTTCCCTCTAATTTTTTCACTTTATCTGAGTTTTTTTAAAATTGAGGACTTTTATAATCTTTTTGGTTCTATAAGGTTTGTTGGTTTTGGAAATTTTGTTAATTTAATTAAAAATCCTGAGGTTTTATGGGCGATTGTTGCAAGCTTTATTTATGGAATTTTCTATGTTCCAATACTTTTAACTATTTCACTTTTTCTCGCCACTTTACTTTCTCCTCCCTTACTTAAGCTAAAGAAGTTGTTTAGAACTATATATTTTTTTCCATTTTTATTAGATACTTTTGTTGTTGGTGTTGTTTTAACTTTAATTTTGGCTTTTCCCTACGGGTACATTTATAATTTACTTTCTCTTTTAAAGATTAGTGATTTTTTTAAAAGGGGATTTTTATCTGATCCCTATCTTGTTTTTTTGACTGTTTCGATTTCTATGGCTATTAAGAATTCTGGTTTTGGAATGCTATTATTTCTCGCTGGTATGCAGGCTATCCCGGGGTCTCTGTATGAAGCTGCAAGGATTGATGGAGCTAGTTCCTTTGAAATTTTTAGATATATTACTTTTCCCTTAATAAAGCCTATCTGCTATTTTGTTGGTTTTTTTGGTTTTATTAGTGCCTTTTCTTCTTTTTCTGAGTTTTATTCTATGACAGGTGGTGGGCCTCAGATAAAACTTTTAGGTTACAGCTTAAGCGAGACAAACGTTTCGGGTCTTATTCTTTATAGACTAGCTTCTCAGCTTAGACTCACAGAGGCAGCAGCTTTTTCACTTATTCTTTTTGCTATATTTTTATTTATATATTTTTCTACCAAGGGTTTTAAGGGAGAATGA
- a CDS encoding nucleotide sugar dehydrogenase, producing MVREILKKIKNRELKIGVIGLGYVGLPLSELFLKKGFEVFGYDVSEEKIANFQKGQFDIEDIDPDFLSEKIDSKEFIVSSNEKIIGEMEAIFICVPTPVTKERVPDLSYVISAAHSIKRNMKEGQIIVLKSTTFPETTEKILLPIFEDKNFRVGKNFYLGFVPERVNPGDKIFTIDKIPVVTSGVTKNCLKLINALYSEIVPSIFPVSSPKVAEMCKIYENIFRNVNIALSNQVAILCDRMGIDIWEVIEAAKTKPFGFMAFYPGPGVGGHCIPVDPYYLSFKAKEYDMELDFITLAAKVNDEMPYYVVDRIIRILNKERILPLDSEILVLGVAFKKDIKDIRHSPAIKIISILANLVKRVEYIDPYVPEVKELNKRSLKYKSDIFKSFDLVVILTDHSDFPYEEIYKSSKLIFDTRGVYKIKSKKIYKLGEGKII from the coding sequence TAAAAATTGGTGTAATAGGGCTTGGTTATGTTGGTCTTCCGCTAAGTGAACTTTTTCTCAAAAAGGGCTTTGAAGTTTTTGGATATGATGTTTCAGAAGAAAAAATTGCAAATTTTCAAAAAGGTCAATTTGATATAGAAGATATAGATCCGGATTTTCTAAGTGAAAAAATAGATTCAAAAGAGTTTATTGTAAGTAGTAATGAGAAAATAATAGGTGAAATGGAGGCAATCTTCATATGTGTACCGACACCTGTTACAAAAGAAAGGGTTCCAGATCTTTCCTACGTAATTTCTGCCGCTCATTCAATTAAGCGAAATATGAAGGAAGGTCAAATTATTGTCTTAAAATCAACAACTTTTCCAGAAACCACCGAAAAAATTTTGCTGCCAATTTTTGAAGATAAAAATTTTAGAGTTGGGAAAAACTTTTATCTTGGCTTTGTCCCAGAGAGGGTAAATCCAGGTGATAAGATATTTACAATTGATAAGATTCCGGTGGTTACAAGTGGGGTTACAAAAAACTGTTTGAAGCTTATAAATGCTTTATACAGTGAAATTGTTCCATCAATATTTCCTGTTTCTTCTCCTAAAGTAGCGGAGATGTGTAAGATTTATGAGAATATATTTAGGAATGTTAATATAGCTCTATCAAATCAGGTGGCGATCTTGTGTGATAGGATGGGGATTGATATATGGGAGGTAATAGAGGCGGCAAAGACTAAGCCCTTTGGTTTTATGGCCTTTTATCCAGGACCAGGGGTAGGAGGTCACTGTATACCTGTTGATCCCTACTATCTTTCTTTTAAGGCAAAGGAGTACGATATGGAACTTGATTTTATAACACTTGCTGCTAAGGTAAACGATGAAATGCCCTACTATGTAGTTGATAGAATTATAAGAATTTTAAATAAGGAGAGAATTTTGCCTCTTGATTCAGAGATACTTGTTTTAGGTGTTGCCTTTAAAAAGGACATAAAAGATATAAGACATTCTCCTGCAATTAAAATTATTTCTATTTTGGCCAATTTAGTAAAAAGGGTTGAATATATTGATCCCTATGTTCCTGAAGTTAAAGAGTTAAATAAAAGGAGTTTGAAGTATAAAAGTGATATTTTTAAGTCATTTGATCTTGTTGTTATATTAACAGATCATTCTGATTTTCCCTATGAAGAGATATACAAAAGTTCAAAACTAATATTTGATACAAGGGGGGTTTATAAAATTAAAAGTAAAAAAATTTATAAGTTAGGAGAAGGAAAGATAATTTAA